One genomic segment of Gymnogyps californianus isolate 813 chromosome 8, ASM1813914v2, whole genome shotgun sequence includes these proteins:
- the LOC127019088 gene encoding cytochrome c oxidase assembly factor 7: protein MAGLINFEDEEEVRGYLENLHVEYSYQCFKEKDPDGCQRLADYLDAVRKDFVAAARVLRDNCEAHGHSESCYKLGAYQAIGKGGLDPDLKAAYNSFMKSCEKGGKKSANACHNVGLLAHDGRLNDDKPDPVVARDYYTKACDGNFAPSCFNLSVIYLQGAPGVPKDMNRALKYSLKGCELGHMWACANASRMYKLGDGVEKNDAKAEDLKNRAKQLHKEQKEASSSLTFGE, encoded by the exons ATGGCCGGGCTCATCAACTtcgaggacgaggaggaggtgCGGGGCTATCTGGAGAATCTGCACGTCGAGTACAGTTACCAGTGCTTCAAGGAGAAGGACCCGGACG GCTGCCAGCGCCTCGCCGACTACCTGGACGCCGTGAGGAAGGACTTCGTGGCGGCGGCGCGGGTGCTGCGCGACAACTGCGAGGCGCACGGGCACAGCGAGAGCTGCTACAAGCTGGGGGCCTACCAGGCCATCGGCAAAG GTGGACTCGACCCAGATTTGAAAGCTGCCTACAACTCTTTTATGAAGTCATGTGAGAAAGGTGGGAAGAAGTCAGCAAATGCATGTCATAACGTTGGGCTGTTGGCCCATGATGGGAGACTAAACGATGATAAACCTGACCCCGTTGTCGCTAGGGACTATTACACAAAAGCCTGCGATGGCAATTTTGCTCCTAGCTGCTTCAACCTCAGTGTAATATACCTCCAAGGAGCACCTGGGGTCCCTAAGGACATGAACCGTGCTTTGAAGTACTCGCTGAAAGGGTGTGAGCTGGGTCACATGTGGGCTTGTGCCAATGCCAGTCGAATGTACAAACTGGGAGATGGCGTTGAGAAGAATGATGCTAAGGCAGAGGATTTGAAAAACAGGGCAAAACAGTTgcataaagaacagaaagaagccTCAAGTTCTTTAACGTTTGGGGAGTAA
- the LOC127019281 gene encoding protein zyg-11 homolog B — translation MEEASPYSLLDICLNFLTANLEKFCTERQDGTLCLQEPGMFPQEVADRLLQTMAFHGLLNDGTVGIFRGNQMRLKRACIRKAKISAVAFRKAFCHHKLVELDATGVNADITITDIISGLGSNKWIQQNLQCLVLNSLTLSLEDPYERCFSQLSGLRALSITNVLFYNEDLADVASLPRLESLDISNTSVTDITALLTCKDRLKSLTMHHLKCLKMTTTQILDVIRELKYLNHLDISDDKQFTSDIALRLLEQKDILPNLVSLDISGRKHVTDKAVEAFIQQRPTMQFVGLLATDAGYSEFLTGEGNLKVSGEANETQISEALKRYSERAFFVREALFHLFSLTHVMEKTKPEILKLVVIGMRNHPLNLPVQLAASACVFNLTKQDLAAGMPVRLLADVTHLLLKAMEHFPNHQQLQKNCLLSLCSDRILQDVPFNRFEAAKLVMQWLCNHEDQNMQRMAVAIISILAAKLSTEQTAQLGAELFIVRQLLQIVKQKTNQNLVDTTLKFTLSALWNLTDESPTTCRHFIENQGLELFMRVLESFPSESSIQQKVLGLLNNIAEVKELHSELMWKDFIDHISKLLHSVEVEVSYFAAGIIAHLISRGEQAWTLSRSQRTSLLEQLHSAILNWPTPECEMVAYRSFNPFFPLLGCFMTPGVQLWAVWAMQHVCSKNPARYCSMLIEEGGLQHLYNIKENVQTDPHVQRIAIAILDSLEKHIMRHGRPPPCRKQQQNKPN, via the exons ATG GAGGAAGCTTCTCCTTATTCTTTACTTGATATCTGCTTGAATTTCCTGACTGCCAACCTAGAGAAGTTTTGCACAGAAAGGCAAGATGGAACGCTATGCTTGCAGGAGCCAGGAATGTTTCCTCAAGAAGTGGCCGATCGATTGCTGCAGACGATGGCATTTCATG GGCTTCTGAATGATGGAACTGTGGGCATCTTCCGAGGCAACCAGATGCGTTTGAAACGAGCTTGTATCCGGAAAGCGAAAATCTCTGCTGTGGCTTTCCGGAAAGCATTCTGCCATCACAAGCTGGTAGAACTGGATGCTACTGGGGTGAATGCAGATATAACAATCACAGACATTATAAGTGGACTTGGCAGCAATAAATGGATCCAACAAAATCTGCAATGCCTTGTGCTGAACTCACTAACTCTTTCTTTGGAAGACCCATACGAAAGGTGCTTCAGTCAGTTGTCTGGGCTTCGTGCATTGAGTATTACCAATGTTCTGTTCTACAATGAGGACTTGGCAGATGTTGCTTCACTTCCTAGATTAGAAAGTCTGGATATATCGAACACCTCTGTCACTGACATAACAGCACTCCTCACCTGCAAAGACCGACTCAAGTCTTTGACCATGCACCACCTGAAATGCTTGAAAATGACCACAACCCAGATTCTGGATGTTATAAGAGAACTAAAATACCTGAATCACCTGGATATTTCAGATGACAAACAGTTCACATCAGACATAGCACTTCGTTTACTGGAACAGAAAGATATCTTGCCTAACCTTGTGTCTTTGgacatttctggaagaaaacatgttACAGATAAAGCTGTAGAAGCGTTTATTCAGCAACGGCCCACAATGCAGTTTGTAGGACTGCTAGCTACTGATGCCGGCTACTCTGAATTCCTAACAGGAGAAGGAAACCTAAAG GTGTCAGGAGAAGCAAATGAAACTCAGatttctgaagcactgaagCGTTACAGTGAACGGGCCTTCTTTGTGAGAGAAGCACTCTTTCATTTATTCAGCCTGACACatgtaatggaaaaaacaaagcctgaaattttaaag CTTGTGGTTATTGGAATGAGAAATCACCCCCTGAACTTGCCTGTGCAGTTAGCAGCAAGCGCGTGTGTCTTTAACCTAACCAAGCAAGATTTAGCAGCAGGCATGCCTGTGCGACTTCTGGCTGATGTCACTCACTTGCTCCTGAAGGCCATGGAACACTTCCCAAATCATCAACAG TTGCAAAAGAATTGCCTTCTTTCACTATGCAGTGACAGAATCCTTCAGGATGTTCCATTTAACAG GTTTGAAGCAGCCAAACTTGTTATGCAGTGGCTGTGTAATCATGAAGATCAAAACATGCAAAGGATGGCTGTAGCCATAATTTCCATTCTTGCTGCAAAG cTTTCAACAGAGCAAACAGCTCAACTTGGCGCAGAACTCTTCATTGTTAGG caactTCTACAAAtagttaaacagaaaacaaatcagaacCTTGTAGATACTACCCTCAAGTTCACATTGAGTGCGCTTTGGAACCTCACTGATGAATCTCCAACGACATGTCGGCACTTCATTGAAAATCAAGGGCTAGAACTTTTCATGAGAGTCTTAGAG tcTTTTCCATCTGAATCATCCATCCAACAGAAAGTTCTGGGACTTCTG AATAACATAGCCGAAGTTAAAGAACTCCATTCTGAATTAATGTGGAAGGACTTTATAGACCACATCAGTAAATTATTGCACAGTGTGGAGGTGGAAGTTAGCTACTTTGCAGCAGGGATTATTGCTCATTTGATATCTCGAGGAGAGCAGGCCTGGACGTTAAGTCGCAGCCAGAGGACATCTCTCCTTGAACAGCTG CATTCTGCCATTTTGAATTGGCCAACCCCAGAATGTGAGATGGTGGCTTACAG GTCTTTCAATCCATTTTTTCCGCTGCTTGGCTGTTTCATGACACCTGGTGTCCAGTTATGGGCAGTGTGGGCCATGCAGCACGTCTGCAGCAAAAATC CTGCCAGATACTGCAGCATGTTAATTGAAGAAGGTGGTTTACAGCACTTATACAACATCAAGGAAAACGTCCAGACTGATCCACATGTCCAAAGGATTGCTATTGCCATCCTAGATAGTTTGGAAAAACACATTATGCGTCATGGGAGACCACCGCCATgtagaaaacagcaacaaaataaaccaaactga
- the ECHDC2 gene encoding enoyl-CoA hydratase domain-containing protein 2, mitochondrial isoform X1: protein MMRLGRAGRELLRWGRGGPPTAVPRRGAEVLVGAAGGESSGIAEILMNRPHARNSLGKVFVNELFSALEQLRLDEKVRVVVFKSEVKGVFCAGADLKERAKMDDAEVGHFVKRLRNLMDEIAALPVPTIAAIDGYALGGGLELALACDLRVAASSAKMGLIETTRGLLPGAGGTQRLPRCVGIGLAKELIFTGRQIDGQQAASMGLVNHTVPQNNEGDAAYQRALTLAKEILPQAPFAVKMGKLAINRGMEVDIASGMAIEGMCYAQNIPTRDRQEGMAAFREKRPPQFIGK, encoded by the exons ATGATGCGGCTGGGGCGGGCGGGACGCGAGCTGCTGCGCTGGGGTCGCGGCGGGCCCCCCACGGCCGtcccgcggcggggcgcggaggTGCTGGTGGGCGCGGCCGGCGGGGAGAGCAGCG GTATTGCTGAAATCCTAATGAACCGACCCCACGCGAGAAATTCATTGGGAAAAGTATTTGTAAATGAA CTGTTCAGCGCTCTGGAACAACTCCGCTTGGATGAGAAGGTTCGCGTGGTGGTGTTCAAGAGCGAGGTGAAAGGCGTATTTTGTGCTG GTGCAGACTTAAAGGAACGTGCAAAGATGGATGATGCAGAAGTTGGACACTTTGTTAAAAGGCTGAGAAATCTCATGGATGAAATAG CTGCCCTGCCTGTACCCACAATTGCTGCAATAGATGGCTACGCATTGGGTGGTGGACTAGAATTGGCATTAGCTTGTGACCTTCGAGTAGCAG cttcatCAGCTAAAATGGGCCTTATTGAGACCACAAGAGGGCTTCTTCCTGGAGCAG GTGGAACCCAGCGTCTGCCCAGATGTGTTGGAATAGGTCTTGCAAAGGAACTAATTTTCACTGGTAGACAGATTGACGGACAACAAGCCGCCTCAATGGGATTAGTAAATCACACAGTGCCACAAAACAATGAGGGAGATGCAGCTTACCAGAGAGCATTAACTTTGGCTAAAGAAATCCTTCCTCAG gctCCATTTGCTGTGAAAATGGGAAAACTGGCAATAAACAGAGGAATGgag GTTGACATTGCATCAGGGATGGCTATTGAGGGGATGTGTTATGCCCAG aataTTCCCACAAGAGACCGTCAGGAAGGGATGGCTGCCTTCAGGGAGAAACGACCACCTCAGTTTATTGGCAAATAA
- the ECHDC2 gene encoding enoyl-CoA hydratase domain-containing protein 2, mitochondrial isoform X2, producing the protein MMRLGRAGRELLRWGRGGPPTAVPRRGAEVLVGAAGGESSGIAEILMNRPHARNSLGKVFVNELFSALEQLRLDEKVRVVVFKSEVKGVFCAGADLKERAKMDDAEVGHFVKRLRNLMDEIAALPVPTIAAIDGYALGGGLELALACDLRVAASSAKMGLIETTRGLLPGAGGTQRLPRCVGIGLAKELIFTGRQIDGQQAASMGLVNHTVPQNNEGDAAYQRALTLAKEILPQVDIASGMAIEGMCYAQNIPTRDRQEGMAAFREKRPPQFIGK; encoded by the exons ATGATGCGGCTGGGGCGGGCGGGACGCGAGCTGCTGCGCTGGGGTCGCGGCGGGCCCCCCACGGCCGtcccgcggcggggcgcggaggTGCTGGTGGGCGCGGCCGGCGGGGAGAGCAGCG GTATTGCTGAAATCCTAATGAACCGACCCCACGCGAGAAATTCATTGGGAAAAGTATTTGTAAATGAA CTGTTCAGCGCTCTGGAACAACTCCGCTTGGATGAGAAGGTTCGCGTGGTGGTGTTCAAGAGCGAGGTGAAAGGCGTATTTTGTGCTG GTGCAGACTTAAAGGAACGTGCAAAGATGGATGATGCAGAAGTTGGACACTTTGTTAAAAGGCTGAGAAATCTCATGGATGAAATAG CTGCCCTGCCTGTACCCACAATTGCTGCAATAGATGGCTACGCATTGGGTGGTGGACTAGAATTGGCATTAGCTTGTGACCTTCGAGTAGCAG cttcatCAGCTAAAATGGGCCTTATTGAGACCACAAGAGGGCTTCTTCCTGGAGCAG GTGGAACCCAGCGTCTGCCCAGATGTGTTGGAATAGGTCTTGCAAAGGAACTAATTTTCACTGGTAGACAGATTGACGGACAACAAGCCGCCTCAATGGGATTAGTAAATCACACAGTGCCACAAAACAATGAGGGAGATGCAGCTTACCAGAGAGCATTAACTTTGGCTAAAGAAATCCTTCCTCAG GTTGACATTGCATCAGGGATGGCTATTGAGGGGATGTGTTATGCCCAG aataTTCCCACAAGAGACCGTCAGGAAGGGATGGCTGCCTTCAGGGAGAAACGACCACCTCAGTTTATTGGCAAATAA